Below is a window of Gemmatimonadota bacterium DNA.
TCTGGTTGCCATATCTACCTCCTGGAGGAGAATGGTTTTGCCACCGGCCCGCACCAGCGCGTTACCGTGGCGGGAACTACGGCGAGACGAACTTGCGTCGCGTACGCACAGTAAGCCGCACCTGTAACTAACTTCCTTCGAAACGGTTCAGTCGGACGCGCGCGTCCGCGCATCGTGCGACTGCCTTCAGAAGCCTGGCCGGAGAACTGCGTATCGGGGTCGTGTTCCCGATGGATTTATTCTATTTTTTGGGTTATGTACCCAATAAATATCAGAAGGAAAGCACTGTCAAGGGTAAATGTTTGTTTTGATCCAAAAAACACAGGAATTACAGCGGATAAACACGACGGCCCGTCGATCGAGCGGACCATGGAACGAATGGTCCTGTCCGGCACATCCCGCCGGGTGCTTCGCGGAAGAAATGGTGCGGTCTAAGTGGTTCCGCCCGTTGAAGTTTCGCTGACCGATTCTCCCGGTGCCCGGGTGGGGCTTTCGGACGCTTCGGTCTCTTCGGACGGCTCGTCTTCGGACGGCTCGTCTTCGGACGGCTCGTCTTCGATCCACGCGGGAAGGGAGAGGTAGAAGGTCGCGCCTTCGCCGAGCCTGCTCTCGACCCACGCCCGGCCGTTAAGCAGTTCCATGGTGTGCCGGACGATCGCCAGGCCCAGGCCAGTTCCGCCAAGGGCCCTGGACCGCGCCCGGTCAACCCGGAAAAACCGTTCGAAGATCCTTGGAAGCGCCTCGGACGGAATACCCGGTCCGGTGTCGGCGACCGAAAGGACGATCTCGTCGCCCTGCTCCTCGGTGCCGATGGTGATCGATCCTCCATTCTCCGTGTATTTCACGGCGTTGTCCACCAGGTTGGACAGGGCCCGTTCCATGAGTTCGGGATCTCCGCGCACCGGTCTGTCCGTTTCGAACCGCAGGGAGAGCGTCAGCTGCTTGCGGTCGATCTGCTTCGCGAAGATCTCGGCGACCCGTTCAGAAACCCGGTCCAGGCGGCAGGACGTGAATTCGACCTCGTACCGGCCCGATTCTATGCTGGACAGTTGCAACAGGTCCTCGAGCAGCGCCTGCAGGCGGTCGGCATGGTGCTGGATGGACGTCATGAAGCGGTGGAGCGCGGCGGTATCCTCCATGGCGCCGTCCAGCAACGTCTCCACATAGCCCTTGATGGAGGTCAGCGGCGTCCTGAGTTCGTGCGACACGTTGGCCACGAAGTCCTTCCGGACCTGCTCCAGGCGGCGCAGTTCGGTCATGTCGTGGAACACGGCAACCACCCCGTGGAGCTGCTCCCCGATGCGTACGGGGGTCAGGTGCACCTGGAAGATGCGCTGGTTCCATTCCAGGGTCAGATCGAACACGGTATCCTCGTGCAGGGACGGCGCCGTATCGATCGCGGCGTCCACCACGCTCTGCAGGTCGTGGTTGCGCACGACCTCGATGGGACGCTTGTTCAGGCACCACGCGTCCACGTCCATCATGCGCTTGAACGCCGGATTGACCATCAGGATCCGCCCTTCCGCGGAGGTCACCAGTACGCCCTCCGCCATACCGGACAGCACCGCTTCGAGCTGGGCGTTCTCTTCCCTGATCTGCGAAAGCCTTTCCCTGGACTGCGCGGCCACCTCGTTCAGGGCGGCCGCCAGGGAGGACAGTTCGACGTGCGCCGGCGCGGAAGCGGTGACCTCGAGGTCTCCGGCAGCCTGCCGCCGGGCGACTTCCGTCATGCGTTCGATCGGGCGGGAGACCAGTCTCTCCGTGCCCCAGCTCAGCACGAAGCTTAAAAGGAGGCCGATGCCGAGGGCCGCAAGCACGATTTTCCATATGTGGGATTCGATCCACCGGAATTGCTGCAGCGGCAGCGCGACCCGCACGACGCCGCTGGCCTGTTCGGTCCGGAAGGGGACCGCCACGTAGGCCATGTCGGTTTCCAGCGTGTTACTGTAGCGAATGCTGTTACCGACTCCCGACGCGATGGCTTCGAGGATCTCCGGCCGGTCGCCGTGGTTCTCCATGAGGGGGATGGAAGAAAGGGGGATGGAAGAATCACCGGCCACGACGCCGTCGTCCCGCACCACGGTCACCCGGGCGCCGCACTGCTCGCCCAGGCGGTCCGCGATCGGATCGATCGTCTCTGGTGAAAGCGAAGGAAGGGGGGCGTTTTCCAGGTAGGACTGGATCAGGCGGGCGTCATTGAGCAACTGCTCGCGGGTATGGCTGCTGACATCCTCGCGGAGGGACGTGTTCAGATAGATGTACACGGCGCCCGCCACCACCAGGGTAAAGGCGACGTAGCCGATCAGGATCTTTGTCTGTAGCGAAAATCGCATGACCAGGCCTACCTGGCGAAGCGGTATCCGACCCCCCGCACCGTTTCCACCATGCCGGCGGCCTCGCCGAGTTTCTCGCGCAACCGCTTGATGTGTGCGTCCACGGTGCGTCCGTACCCCATGTAGTCATACCCCCAGACCACGTCGAGCAGCTCCTCCCGGGTCTGTACCCTGCCGCGCCGCTGAAAGAGAACGGCCAACAGCTTGAACTCGGTGGCGGTCAGGGACACCGTGCCGCCCGAAACGGACACGTGGTGGCCTTCCACGTCGATGACCAGGGGTCCCGCCCGGACGGGGCCCGGGGATGCCGGTTCGGACCGGCGGCGCAGGATGTTCCGGATGCGCAGGGCGATCTCCCGGGGACTGAAGGGTTTGACCACATAGTCGTCGGCCCCCAGTTCAAGACCGATGATCCGGTCGATTTCCTCGCTTTTCGCGGTCAGCATCAGGATGGGTATGGACCTCGTGCGTTCGTCCTGTTTCAGAATGCGGCATACGTCGGTGCCTTCGAGTCCGGGCAGCATGAGGTCGAGCACGATGAGATCAGGGGTCTCGTCGCGGGCTTTTTCGAGCGCGGCCGGGCCGTCCGCCGCCACGATGACATCGAAGCCGGATTTCTCCAGGTTGTACTGGATGATTTCCACGATATCGGGTTCGTCGTCTATGACCAATATCGTCTGGCGCATTCCCCTTCCTGTCGGTTTGGAGGGACCATCTCTCGTGCGTCACTCGGGTGGTACTTCTCGCGCACGGTTCAATGAAGCGCACACTCGGCGCGCGGCGTGTCTCGAGAACTCGCGCATGACGTGCGGACCGCACGCACGCAGGCGGCTCAATTCAGGTATCTGAAATATACCCGGCGCGAGGCCCGTTGAAAACACAAATCGGCGGCCGGGCCGGCGGCCAAGACGGTGTACGGCCGGCGGCCGAGACGGTGTACGGCCGGCGGCCGAGACGGTGTACGGGCCGGCGGGCGGACCGGCAATGGTGCCTACTTTGCCGAAGGGCACAGATCGCTCAGGACGCATTCGTCGCATTTCGGACGCCGGGCGACGCAGGTCTTCCTGCCGTGGGACGCCAGAAGGTGTCCCAGGCCGGTCCAGTCCGATTCCGGCACAAACTTCATCAGGTCGCGCTCGATCCGGTCGGGGTCGGCCTGTTTTGTGAACCCGAGGAGCCCGGACAAGCGTTTCACGTGGGTGTCCACGGCGATCCCCGGAATCCCGAAGGCGTTGCCGCGCACGACGTTGGCGGTCTTTCGTCCCACGCCGGCCAGATTCGTCAAGTCCTCCATGGCCGAAGGCACCTCGCCGCCGTGGTTATCGACCAACGACCGGCAGCATTTCCGGATATTGGCCGCCTTGTTGCGGTAGAAGCCCGTGGTGAAGATGTCCGCTTCCAATGCTTCGGGCGCGGCGTCCAGGTAGTGACTGGGGGACGGATACTTCCTGAAGAGGGATTCCGTGACCACGTTTACCTGCTTGTCCGTGCACTGCGCCGAGAGTATGGTCGCGACAAGCAGTTCAAAAGGCGTGGTGAAATTCAATGCCGGTCCCACGTCGGGGTAGGTCTTCTTCAGGCGGTCCAGGACCTCCGCCATGCGTTCACGCTGTGCTTTCATGGTCGGCATGTTCAGTATTTCCAGTTGGGACCGGGCACGTACGGGCGGACCAGGCGGGCCAGGCGGACCGGGCACGTGTGGGCGGACCAGGCGGGCCAGGCGGACCGAGCTCGTGCGGGCGGATCAGGCGGACCAGGCGGACCGCTTAATTCGCCGTCGTACTGAGACGCCCGGCCTTCAGCCCGATCAGCTCTTCCGCCGTCAGGCTGTTCAGGAGTCGATCGGGCGTCACGCCTCCCTTGCGGACCATGGAAAGTCCGTATTCCACGTAGTCCAGTTCGTCCACGTGATGGGCGTCGGGCCCGATACTGAAACGGGCGCCCCGGGTCATGCCGTAATCGAGATGTCGCCAGTCCAGGTCGAGACGGTGGGGATTCGCGTTGACTTCTACGGCGACGTTGTGGGCCACCGCTTCGTCGATGAGGCGGGCTACGTCCACGGGATAGCCGTCCCGGGCCAGCAACAGCCGGCCCGTGGGGTGTCCCAGAATGGTCGTGTGCGGATTCCGGATCGCCTTGACCATGCGTTCTGTCATATCCGCTTCGGACATGTTGAATATGGAGTGTACGGAAGCCACGACCAGGTCGAAGGTGGCCAGGACCTCGTCCGGGTAGTCCAGGCTCCCGTCGGGGAGGATGTCGGACTCTATACCCTTCAGGATGCGGAAGTCGTCGTACCGGGCGTTTAGCTCGTCGATTTCCTCCTGCTGCTCCATGACCCGTTCGATGCTCAGTCCCTGGGCATAGGCCGCGGTCCGGCTGTGGTCGCAAACCGCGATGTAGCCGTACCCCCGCGCACGGGCGCCCTCGGCCATTTCCCGGAGGCTGTGCATCCCGTCGCTGTAGGAAGTATGGTTGTGGATCACGCCGAGGATATCCGCCTTCGACGGCAGTTCCGGCAACCGGTTCTCCGCGGCCATGGCGACCTCTTCGCCCCCTTCCCGCAGTTCCGGGGGTACGAACTGAAGGCCGAGCAGGTCATAGATCACGGATTCGTCGGGACAGGGGATCACGGCGCGGTCGCGAATGACGTGCCGGTCGGTGATGGTGATCCCCCGGTCGTCGGCGTGCCGGGCGATCTTCGTTCGGTGGCCTTCGCTGCCCGTCCAGTGATACAGCGTGACGGCGAAGGTTTCGTCCGGAACGCAGTGGATCCGAACGGGCAGCCCGGATGGTCCGATGACGGTAACGTCACGGTCATCCTGCGCCTGTACCTCGCCGAAACGATGCAGGATGGGCTTGATCCCCTCCGGGTCGGGATGGCCCACGACGAGGTCGGTCTCACGGATGACTTCCATCCTGCGCCTGACGTCTCCGGCGACCTCGGCGCGCCAGACGTCTGGGTGGCGGAGCAGGTCGTCCGCCAGGGACTTCGCCTCCTTCAACGCCCGGTCCAGGAGATGGAACCCGCGCGACCGCTTGATCAGGTCGATCCCCTTGAGCACACGCTCCTGGGTCTTGGCACCGAACCCGTCCAGCTTGACGAGCCGGTTCTCCCGGCAGGCGTATTCCAGTTCCCCCACGGTATCGATGCCGAGATGGTCGTAGATCGTTCGGATCTTCCGCGCGCCGAGGCCCCTGATGGTGAGCATTTCCTGGAACCCGCCCGGCACCGTTTGAACGAGGGACTGATGATAGCTCGACTGCCCGTCACGGACGAGTTCGGTGATGTGGCGCACCATGGAGGCGCCCAGGCCGGGGACCTTGTCCAGCCGGTCTTCGATCACCATGTCCGCAACCGGTTCGGCGAGGGTCTCCACGCGGCGCGCGGCGTTTGCGTAGGCACGGGTCTTGAAGGTATTCTCGCCCTGCAGGATCAGAAGCGAACCGATCTGGCTGAGCACCTTGCCGATCTGTTTGTTGGTCATGACTGGATTCCATCCCGGTGCGTCTTATCGTCCCGGCATGTCGTGACGCACTGGCGCGTCTTGAGGTACCGGCGCGTCTTAGCGTCCCGGTGCGTCTTGACGTCCTGGCATGTCGTGACGCCCTGGCGCGTCGTGACGCCCTGGCGCGTCGTGACGCCCTGGCGCGCACACATCAGGTATTTTTCAGCGCGCGGAGCGGGCATGCTTTTGGCAAGATTCGACGAATTCCGGCAGCCTTTTCACGAATTCCGACCTGGGCACCGCCCGTTCGCAGCCCGCCTCCCGGGCACGAACGAAGGCTTCGGGCCGCGTATGCCGGCCGTAGGCCATCATGGGTACGTCCCTGGTCGCTTCTCCGGCCTTCAGATGGGAAATCAGGCCCACGGCGTCGGTACGCGAAAGATCGAGATCCACGATGATCGCGGTGGGTGGGCCGTCCTCGGATTCACCCGGGATTTCGTTCGCTTCCGCCACGAAGCGCGGCATGCCGCCCAACTGGCGGATAGTCTCTCCGATTTTGGCAGAGAAGAACAGGTCGTCCACCACAACGAGAATGGTATGTTCAGTCATCACGACTCCAGGCTCGCATCACGACTCCAGGCTCGCATCACGCTGGCTGATGGATTTTCGGCAGTTCGAATATAAAGTCGGGCGTCTACCGTAAACAAGGGTATTGTTTCGGTCCGGCGCGTGGTCCTCCGAGGACACGGTGGCGCTCGTTCGGACGAGTCTGCCGACGCCCTTCCGGACGTACCTGGTTTTTTATCGATCTAATTGTTGACACATACATCATCAAACTATATATTTATCCTAGTCTAAAAATAACGGCGCTTCGATTCGCGCAACGCCGTACCAGGATTTGGGGATATTCCCATGCCCACACCAGCTACCGAAGACTACCTCAAAGCCATCTACAAGCTGCAGGAAAATGCCGAAACCGCGTCGACCAATGCCGTCGCGGACCGGATGGGTGTATCGGCCGCCTCCGTCACCAACATGATGAAGCGGCTGTCGGAGTCGGGACTGGTCGAGCATCGGCCGTACCAGGCGATCAGGCTGACCGACGCGGGCAGGAAGATTGCCCTCGAAATCATCCGCCACCACCGGTTGCTTGAGGTGTACATGGCGGAAGCGCTCGGGTTCACGTGGGACCAGGTGGACGCGGAGGCGGAACGGCTCGAACACGTGATCTCCGAAGAGTTCGAGGACAAGATCGACGCCATGCTGGGATACCCGACGACGGATCCTCACGGTTCGCCGATTCCGACGAAGGACGGGGCCATAGCCACCACGAACCACAAGAAGTTGTCCGACATGGAAACCGGCCGAACCGTAGTCGTCCGCCGCGTGACCGACACGGATCCGGAGCTGCTCCGGTACCTGGCGAAACTCGGCCTGCGGCCGGAAAACACCGTGGAGGTGCTGAATAAGGAGCCCTTCGAAGGCCCCATGCTCCTGCGCGTCGCCGGGGAGGAACACCACGTCGGTCGCCAGGTCGCCCGTACCGTCCTGGTTGAAAGCCTGCCGGCCGGCGAAGGGATCGACAAGGGGCGGGCAGACCCATGACCGGTGTCATCGTGCTCATCGTAGCCGGCGCGCTCTTCGTGCCGCAGTACGGCCTGTTCTGGCGCATCCGGCGCCGGCGCTGGCTGCAGTCCCGCCAGGCCGTGGAGGACGCCCTCGCACATCTGCACCAGTTTCAGCATGACGGCCGCCCGGCATCCGTGGAGTCCCTTTCCAATACCCTGGGCACGTCGACGAAACACACGCTGGTCCTGGTCAACCGAATGGCGCAGCTGGACCTCGTGGTCGTGACGGGTCAGGGCATGCGGCTCACGGCGGCAGGCCATCGTTGGGCGCTCCAGATCGTACGGGCCCACCGGCTGTTCGAGCGGTATCTCGCCGATGAGACTTCGGTGCCCCGAGAAGAGATCCATGCCCGCGCCCACCGGCTGGAGCACACGGTGACCGAGGCGCAGGTCGACAAGATGGACGCCGACATGGGCCATCCCGCCTTCGATCCCCAGGGAGATCCGATCCCGAACGCCGCCGGCGACATGAAAGAGATCGAGAGCCAGAAACTCGTCGACTGGCCGGAGGGCGTCCCGGCTCTGATCGTGCATATCGAGGACGAACCGCCGGAAGTGTACGCCCAGATCATCGCCGAGGATCTCCATCCCGGAATGGTCATCACGATCATGGACATGTCGCCCGTGCGGGTAGTCATCGGCACGCCGGACGCCGAACATGTGCTTGCGCCGGTCGTCGCCGCGAACGTGTCCGTACGGGAGGCGCCCACCGATGACCTCGAACCGGCAGGCGTACCGCTCACCACGCTGGCGCACGGCGAGACGGGAAGGGTCGTCGGACTGGCGCCGGCCTGCCAGGGCCTGACCCGAAGGCGATTCCAGGACCTGGGCCTCACGCCCGGCGCACGCGTCGAGCGGGTCATGCAAAGCGCCTTCAGCGACCCCACGGCCTACCGGGTTCGGAATACGATGATCGCGCTGCGCCGTGAGCAGAGCGATCTGATCCGGATCGAAAGAGCACCGCAGAAGGAACAGGAGATCGACGCATGAGTACCGATGCCGCACCGCGCGGAACGTC
It encodes the following:
- a CDS encoding ATP-binding protein, producing MRFSLQTKILIGYVAFTLVVAGAVYIYLNTSLREDVSSHTREQLLNDARLIQSYLENAPLPSLSPETIDPIADRLGEQCGARVTVVRDDGVVAGDSSIPLSSIPLMENHGDRPEILEAIASGVGNSIRYSNTLETDMAYVAVPFRTEQASGVVRVALPLQQFRWIESHIWKIVLAALGIGLLLSFVLSWGTERLVSRPIERMTEVARRQAAGDLEVTASAPAHVELSSLAAALNEVAAQSRERLSQIREENAQLEAVLSGMAEGVLVTSAEGRILMVNPAFKRMMDVDAWCLNKRPIEVVRNHDLQSVVDAAIDTAPSLHEDTVFDLTLEWNQRIFQVHLTPVRIGEQLHGVVAVFHDMTELRRLEQVRKDFVANVSHELRTPLTSIKGYVETLLDGAMEDTAALHRFMTSIQHHADRLQALLEDLLQLSSIESGRYEVEFTSCRLDRVSERVAEIFAKQIDRKQLTLSLRFETDRPVRGDPELMERALSNLVDNAVKYTENGGSITIGTEEQGDEIVLSVADTGPGIPSEALPRIFERFFRVDRARSRALGGTGLGLAIVRHTMELLNGRAWVESRLGEGATFYLSLPAWIEDEPSEDEPSEDEPSEETEASESPTRAPGESVSETSTGGTT
- a CDS encoding response regulator encodes the protein MRQTILVIDDEPDIVEIIQYNLEKSGFDVIVAADGPAALEKARDETPDLIVLDLMLPGLEGTDVCRILKQDERTRSIPILMLTAKSEEIDRIIGLELGADDYVVKPFSPREIALRIRNILRRRSEPASPGPVRAGPLVIDVEGHHVSVSGGTVSLTATEFKLLAVLFQRRGRVQTREELLDVVWGYDYMGYGRTVDAHIKRLREKLGEAAGMVETVRGVGYRFAR
- the nth gene encoding endonuclease III; amino-acid sequence: MPTMKAQRERMAEVLDRLKKTYPDVGPALNFTTPFELLVATILSAQCTDKQVNVVTESLFRKYPSPSHYLDAAPEALEADIFTTGFYRNKAANIRKCCRSLVDNHGGEVPSAMEDLTNLAGVGRKTANVVRGNAFGIPGIAVDTHVKRLSGLLGFTKQADPDRIERDLMKFVPESDWTGLGHLLASHGRKTCVARRPKCDECVLSDLCPSAK
- the polX gene encoding DNA polymerase/3'-5' exonuclease PolX, with translation MTNKQIGKVLSQIGSLLILQGENTFKTRAYANAARRVETLAEPVADMVIEDRLDKVPGLGASMVRHITELVRDGQSSYHQSLVQTVPGGFQEMLTIRGLGARKIRTIYDHLGIDTVGELEYACRENRLVKLDGFGAKTQERVLKGIDLIKRSRGFHLLDRALKEAKSLADDLLRHPDVWRAEVAGDVRRRMEVIRETDLVVGHPDPEGIKPILHRFGEVQAQDDRDVTVIGPSGLPVRIHCVPDETFAVTLYHWTGSEGHRTKIARHADDRGITITDRHVIRDRAVIPCPDESVIYDLLGLQFVPPELREGGEEVAMAAENRLPELPSKADILGVIHNHTSYSDGMHSLREMAEGARARGYGYIAVCDHSRTAAYAQGLSIERVMEQQEEIDELNARYDDFRILKGIESDILPDGSLDYPDEVLATFDLVVASVHSIFNMSEADMTERMVKAIRNPHTTILGHPTGRLLLARDGYPVDVARLIDEAVAHNVAVEVNANPHRLDLDWRHLDYGMTRGARFSIGPDAHHVDELDYVEYGLSMVRKGGVTPDRLLNSLTAEELIGLKAGRLSTTAN
- a CDS encoding metal-dependent transcriptional regulator, with translation MPTPATEDYLKAIYKLQENAETASTNAVADRMGVSAASVTNMMKRLSESGLVEHRPYQAIRLTDAGRKIALEIIRHHRLLEVYMAEALGFTWDQVDAEAERLEHVISEEFEDKIDAMLGYPTTDPHGSPIPTKDGAIATTNHKKLSDMETGRTVVVRRVTDTDPELLRYLAKLGLRPENTVEVLNKEPFEGPMLLRVAGEEHHVGRQVARTVLVESLPAGEGIDKGRADP
- a CDS encoding metal-dependent transcriptional regulator yields the protein MTGVIVLIVAGALFVPQYGLFWRIRRRRWLQSRQAVEDALAHLHQFQHDGRPASVESLSNTLGTSTKHTLVLVNRMAQLDLVVVTGQGMRLTAAGHRWALQIVRAHRLFERYLADETSVPREEIHARAHRLEHTVTEAQVDKMDADMGHPAFDPQGDPIPNAAGDMKEIESQKLVDWPEGVPALIVHIEDEPPEVYAQIIAEDLHPGMVITIMDMSPVRVVIGTPDAEHVLAPVVAANVSVREAPTDDLEPAGVPLTTLAHGETGRVVGLAPACQGLTRRRFQDLGLTPGARVERVMQSAFSDPTAYRVRNTMIALRREQSDLIRIERAPQKEQEIDA